GTGGCAGGCTTTGCGGACATATTCCGGCTTGCCGCTGATGGTCCGTGCATATTCGCCCTCTTCCCGTACAATGCCGAATTTGGTGGCAATCACCGCTTCATCCCGGCGTCCTAGTAGGGCTTTTGCCATTAGTTTTTCATTGTGTCCTCCGCCATACATATCAGCGGTATCAAAGAAGTTGACTCCTTTATCAAGGGCATGACGGATCAAGTCGCATCCTTGTTTTTCCGATGCAGGTTCTCCATAGAATTCACTTAAGCCCATGCAGCCGAGGCCGATGGATGAAATCTTGATATCGCTGTTGCCAAGTGTTTTTAAGATCATTTTGTTCGACATGCCTATCTCCTCTATGTTTTGTGTTGGTGGATATACTGATGAATATTGCCGAGTAATAAGTATGTCGAATATATCTTTTAGGTCACAGTAATATCTGTTAGGTATTACTGATGGAAACACGACAGTTAAAATATTTTTTGGCCGTGGCTGAAGAGCTGCATTTTGGGCGTGCAGCCAAGCGGCTCCATATTTCACAGCCGCCATTAAGTCAGCAGATAATGAAGTTTGAGGATGAGCTTGGGGTTAAACTTTTTCAGCGCAATAAACGTTCGGTTTTCCTCACCGCAGCCGGAAACTCCTTGTTACGAGATGCACGGTCCATTCTGCGTTCCATGGATCGGGCTGAGGCAAATCTGCTTGAGGCCGCGTCCGGGCATGGCGGGCAGCTGTGTCTTGGGTATATCGGGCCTGCACTTGAGAGTTCACTCGCAGGAATTATTCGCAAGTATAAAAGTAGTTACCCCGCTGTGCGCTTAAACTTGCGGGAAATGTTTACTAACGATCAGCTTAAGGCAGTACGTGAAGGTGAAATTGATGCCGGGATTGTCCGTTTGTTTCAGCATGACGTTTCAGATCTTGAGTGTAAATTATTTCATCGTGAATCATATGCTTTGGTTGTGCCGATGGATCACCCGCTAGCTGAAAGTGAAAGCGTGGACATCTCACAATTGGGCGGAGAACCGTTTATCTTTTTCCCCAGAGCAGAGCAGCCCCGACTTTATGATGAATGGATGAGAGTTTTTGACGAAGCCGGATTTGTGCCTGATGTGGTGCAGGAAACCGCCCGTAAGAGTGCTACCGTCGCTCTAGTTGCAGCCCGTATGGGTATCGGGATTGTTCCGGAAAGTATGTCTCGGCAAAAGCCGCAGGGGGTTGCTTTCAAGAAACTTACCGGAGACTTTCCATCTATTGAAGTTCATTTGATTTATAAACCGAAGGACGGTTTTCCGGCTGTGCGTAATTTTATTAATGAAGTGCGTCAAAGCGTGGGATTCAAGGCATGATAAGATACTGAGAGTGATATTTGGATTCAGGCTTTGCACACTTTTTTTAAGCAAGATAATCTGAATTTAAATGTAAGCCAAAGGAGGTTCTTATGTCTCTTGGAAGAATAGTAGTTTTTGCAGCCGGTGCCACAGCCGGAGTTCTGGCTGGCTATGCCCTGAAGTCTGAGAAAGTTCGTCCAGTAGCAGTCTCCACTGTTAAAGCCGGGCTGAGAGCTAAGGATTGGACCGTTAAACAGTACGAAGGTATCAAGGAAGATGCAAAATCACTTGCCGAACAGGCCCGTGTAAAAGGAAACTCCCTTGTATCCAAAGAAGCTAAAGAAGCCAAAGACACTGCGGAGGAAACAGCATGAGCACATTAGCCAGACTCGCACTTTTTGGAGCCATCGGCACGCTTCTGTTTCTGCCGCTGGTGATTAAGCGCAAACATCGTCACCGTCATCGTCACGGCAGTTCCGTTCTTGTTCGCGCTGGCGGAAGCGGCGGAGGCAAGAAAGGCCGTAAGTAGCTTTCGGGCCTGACATACTTATTAACTATAAGACCTGCTCTTAATTGGGCAGGTCTTTTTCT
This genomic window from Marinifilum sp. JC120 contains:
- a CDS encoding LysR family transcriptional regulator; protein product: METRQLKYFLAVAEELHFGRAAKRLHISQPPLSQQIMKFEDELGVKLFQRNKRSVFLTAAGNSLLRDARSILRSMDRAEANLLEAASGHGGQLCLGYIGPALESSLAGIIRKYKSSYPAVRLNLREMFTNDQLKAVREGEIDAGIVRLFQHDVSDLECKLFHRESYALVVPMDHPLAESESVDISQLGGEPFIFFPRAEQPRLYDEWMRVFDEAGFVPDVVQETARKSATVALVAARMGIGIVPESMSRQKPQGVAFKKLTGDFPSIEVHLIYKPKDGFPAVRNFINEVRQSVGFKA